The genomic interval ctagtcgcgacgtagttgcgacaaaaggaaacgggagaaaactcgattgtcgcgagagctcacttcggttttcaactggaagtacaatagCGGTCAAGGAGAACCACTAATCAGCGACAAATCTGCGAAAAATTGAACAGTAACAAACGACATAAGTTTTCCcaaacataaaaatactgtACGGAGGGGAAGCtccgttgttgttgttgatgttgcTGGTGACGGGATTTGAATCCGGGATGTTCCATCCTTTTCAGGATTGTAcggattggaaaaaaaaacttgtgcgGTTCGTTATGATTCGATTTTCCACAGATTTATCGTTGACTAGACTTGCGTATCATGCGAAAACCAGTTGTATTTATATGGGGTCGCATTGTAGGTTCGGTGCAGCTCCGGATAGTGCGCAAAATGAGTTTCATTTGGTCGATGTTTTAATTTTCACTCTTATCGCTGACTGCGCAAAGCCATCGGACTGACCCATAGATTGTCCTACAAATAAGCTTGGAAAAACTGGAAGAAAAAATTAAAGTATTTATGTGGCTGCAGTTTGACCTACCTAGCTGAACGATGAAAGTACAATGATATTTTTCTCAACTCCTAAGAGTAACAATGCGAGCTTGCTAAGCATTTGAAAGATTATATTTCAGTAAATCATTTCAATGCTTTGAAACCAAGCTTAGCTAGATTTATTCATAATCCTTGTAATaattaaaatcgaaaaaagctTTAGAAAACATAAATAGTAAGCTAAATAGCTTTTTTCTGTTTATCCGTGTAGTAGTAAGTAGTGTCGATATAGTGTGGTCAACAGAAGagggaaaataaaaataaaccatTTTCATAGTCAAGTGTCTATTCGGATTGAGGGACGGAatttaattttatcaaaaaccGTTATTACAGAGGAAGTTGAGTGATTGTATTTCGGATTATAACATGTAAGTTCGTTTCTTGAGTAGTTGGTGCGAAGATTTATTgactaattaattaattatagCTAAAATACGTTGATGAACCTCAGCCGGTGTAATCTGCAAGTAGAGGGTTAGAAAAGAAACTATAAATGTAAGTAGAGTAATTCGAATGAGTAACTAAAGCTAATTGGAATAAAATTGTAGTTTTAAGCTGCCGTTAGTAAAACGCTGCTGTCGGAAATTAGTTTTAAAGAAAGAGTCCCTCGCCGCaacaaacttaaaaatttataatatgCCGGGAACCAGCGCAGACCTAGAAAAGACTGGCTACAGTTGTGCGGGATGTCAGCGTCCGGACGGCGCCGAAGAGGAGATGGTGTTCTGCGACCATTGCCAAAGGTGGTACCATTTCGGGTGCGCCGGAGTTACTGAGGAGGTAAGAGACGTATCATGGTCGTGCGAAGAGTGCTTGAGCCGTGTAGATGGGGGTTCCGGATCTGCCCGTATGTTGGAGGAGTTAGAGAAACTTGAGAAGGAAATGGAAGAAGAGAGACGGGCCATGGAATTGGAGAGACTGCTACACAAGAAGCGGATCGAGCACCAGCGCAAGATGTTCCTTTTGCGGCAAGAGGCCGAGAAGGAAAAACGCGAAATGGAGTTGGCATTCGAGAAGGAGCAATTGGAAAAGGAATTGGAAGAAAAAGAGGCACATCAGAAGAAGCGCGAGAAAGTTCTGAAAGAGGTGCAGTCAAAGTTGaagcaagttgaaacggaaTCGATTGGGCAAGCGTATAGGGAAAATGAATCGGATGGAGCGGATGTTGTCGTGGGTTACGAAGTCGGAAGCAAGATATCTTCGAAGAGTATGCTGAAGGCCAAGGAAGCGGTGATGGGGAATTCGGAAAAGCCGAGAAAGGAAAAGCTCGAGAAAATCAAGTCGGGAAAACCACACTTGGAGAAAGCGAACCCAGTAAGCGCAAACCAGCCAGATTTTCGAGGAGCGTACTCAAAGTTTTCAACACCCAAAGCAATAAAGGCCACATCGATTTTGCAGGACTTTGCTGATGCAGTGCAGTCTTCCAGAAGTGCAACGCCAATCGGGCACCCAGATCTgctcaagaagaagaagaagtgtgtcCAAATAGCAAGTGCGGTAGAGGAAAGTGACTCGGAGTATAGCGACGTAGGAAATGAGGTTTCGGAAGAATCCGGAACTgaagaaagttcttcggaagaAGAAGTTCCGAACCGTGTGAAGGAATCATATCATCGTCCGTCGAAGGCACAACTGTCGGCGCGACAATTCCTGTCGAAGAAGTTGCCGGTGTTTTCCGGGAAGTTAGAGGAATGGCCGATGTTCATCAGCGCGTATGACACGTCAAACGAAGCTTGTGGTTTCTCGAACGTCGAGAATCTAGCTCGGCTGCAGGAGTGTCTCAAAGGACAAGCGCTGGAGGCAGTTCGAAGCAGATTACTGCTCCCAAGTGCAGTGCCGCAAATCATAGATACGCTGAGGATGTTGTTCGGAAGACCCGAGCAACTGTTGAACATGCTGTTGACGAGGGTGCGGAAGACGCCATCACCGAAAGCGGATAAGTTGTCGTCATTTATTCCGTTCGGCGTAATCGTTCAGCAGCTTGCCGATCATCTTGAAGCAACTAGCCTTACAAGTCACTTGGTGAACCCGATGTTGATTCAGGAGTTAACGGACAAATTACCCGCTAATACTCAGCTAGAATGGGTGCGCTATCGACGAAAGGCGCGAGTCGTAACCATTCGAACTATGGCCAACTTCCTAACCAGAATCGTCAAGGACGCTAGTGAAATCACTCCATACTGCGAACCAACTGCAGGGGCAGTGGATCAAGGATTTCGCAAAGGGAAGAATCGGAAGGAGACCGAAGGATTTCTGCATGCGCATAGTGCCGGAGCAGATAGCGAGCGTAGTCAGTCGATGAGCTTACCCAAGAGGGAGAAGAAACCATGTAGGATATGCGGCCGAGTAGACCATAGGATTCGAAACTGCGAGGCGTTCCGGAGGTTGCGGTTAGCGGATAGGTGGGAAGCTGTCAGAAAGTGGAAATTATGCTGGCTGTGCCTAAACGAGCATGGTGGCGATCGCTGCAAATTGAGCTTCCGATGCAATATCGGCCAGTGTAACGAACCTCACAATCCATTGCTTCATTTCGAGCAGCCAATCACGTACAATTCAAactgcaacgtacacaccataCAAAGGAAGCAGTCAGTGATCTTCCGCATGATTCCGGTTAGGCTCTACAACGGGAAGTTCGCTGTCGACACTATCGCGTTTCTCGACGAAGGGTCGTCATATACCTTGCTGGAAAAATCACTGGCCACCATGTTGCAGGTCAAGGGAAATACTCATCCTCTTCGTGTGACGTGGACAGCAGGAGTAACGAGGGTGGAAGCAGATTCACAGAAGGTGGAGTTCTTTATCTCTGCAAAAGGATCGACCCGAAAGTTTCGGATAAAAGCTGCGCATACCGTGGACAGCCTTCAACTGCCACGACAGACGGTCGCGATGTCAGACATCGTAAACGAGTATGGTCATCTTCAAGGTTTACCCGTCTACGATGTTCATCGAGGTGTTCCGCAAATCCTGATTGGCTTGAAGGACATTCATTTGTACGCTCCCATCGAATCAAAGATCGGTAAGCCCCACGAACCGATAGCTGTAAAGTCCAAGCTGGGATGGACAATCTATGGACCAACGAGCGTGAATCATGACGAAGCAGCAATTGTTGGACATCACCACGGGGAAGCGATTTCGAACGAAGACTTGCACAATTTGTTGCGAAGCCATTACAGCCTCGAGGAGGCGTCCATTTCAGTTGCGTTGCTCCCGGAGTCCAACGAGGATAGGAGGGCGAAAGAGATCCTGAACAGCACAACCATAAGGATCGGAGACCGTTTCGAGACAGGGCTGTTGTGGAGAGAAGACGATCCACGATTTCCCGATAGTTTTCCGATGGCAGTCAAGCGATTTCGGTTTCTGGAAAAACGTCTAGAGAGAGATAATCATCTGTATGGGAAGGTAAAAGAGTTGATTGCGGACTATACCAGAAAGAAATACATTCATGTGGCATCAAAGTCAGAGCTCGCCGAATTTGAGCCCGACCAGGTGTGGTATTTGCCGTTGAGTGTTGTTGTACATCCAAAGAAACCGGAGAAAGTCCGCCTGGTGTGGGATGCGGCGGCTGCAGTGAAAGGGGTGTCGCTAAATTCGCAGTTGTTGAAAGGTCCAGATATGCTGACTCCACTCCAGAACGTGTTATACAAGTTTCGGGAACGAGAAGTGGGGTTTGGAGGTGACATAAGGGAGATGTATTTGCAGATGATGATTCGCAAGGCAGATAAACGTGCTCGTTTTGTGTTCCGCAAAAGCGCACAGGAGGACTTCGAGGTGTACATAATCGATGTGACGATGTTTGGTGCAACAAGCTCGCCCTGTACGGCACAATTCGTCAAAAACCTCAACGCAAGAGAATACGCAGGGCAGTTTCCGGAAGCGGCCAAAGCCATCGAAGAGAACCATTATGTCGATGATTACTTCGACAGCACAA from Armigeres subalbatus isolate Guangzhou_Male unplaced genomic scaffold, GZ_Asu_2 Contig1147, whole genome shotgun sequence carries:
- the LOC134202321 gene encoding uncharacterized protein LOC134202321; protein product: MPGTSADLEKTGYSCAGCQRPDGAEEEMVFCDHCQRWYHFGCAGVTEEVRDVSWSCEECLSRVDGGSGSARMLEELEKLEKEMEEERRAMELERLLHKKRIEHQRKMFLLRQEAEKEKREMELAFEKEQLEKELEEKEAHQKKREKVLKEVQSKLKQVETESIGQAYRENESDGADVVVGYEVGSKISSKSMLKAKEAVMGNSEKPRKEKLEKIKSGKPHLEKANPVSANQPDFRGAYSKFSTPKAIKATSILQDFADAVQSSRSATPIGHPDLLKKKKKCVQIASAVEESDSEYSDVGNEVSEESGTEESSSEEEVPNRVKESYHRPSKAQLSARQFLSKKLPVFSGKLEEWPMFISAYDTSNEACGFSNVENLARLQECLKGQALEAVRSRLLLPSAVPQIIDTLRMLFGRPEQLLNMLLTRVRKTPSPKADKLSSFIPFGVIVQQLADHLEATSLTSHLVNPMLIQELTDKLPANTQLEWVRYRRKARVVTIRTMANFLTRIVKDASEITPYCEPTAGAVDQGFRKGKNRKETEGFLHAHSAGADSERSQSMSLPKREKKPCRICGRVDHRIRNCEAFRRLRLADRWEAVRKWKLCWLCLNEHGGDRCKLSFRCNIGQCNEPHNPLLHFEQPITYNSNCNVHTIQRKQSVIFRMIPVRLYNGKFAVDTIAFLDEGSSYTLLEKSLATMLQVKGNTHPLRVTWTAGVTRVEADSQKVEFFISAKGSTRKFRIKAAHTVDSLQLPRQTVAMSDIVNEYGHLQGLPVYDVHRGVPQILIGLKDIHLYAPIESKIGKPHEPIAVKSKLGWTIYGPTSVNHDEAAIVGHHHGEAISNEDLHNLLRSHYSLEEASISVALLPESNEDRRAKEILNSTTIRIGDRFETGLLWREDDPRFPDSFPMAVKRFRFLEKRLERDNHLYGKVKELIADYTRKKYIHVASKSELAEFEPDQVWYLPLSVVVHPKKPEKVRLVWDAAAAVKGVSLNSQLLKGPDMLTPLQNVLYKFREREVGFGGDIREMYLQMMIRKADKRARFVFRKSAQEDFEVYIIDVTMFGATSSPCTAQFVKNLNAREYAGQFPEAAKAIEENHYVDDYFDSTNTVDEAIERAQKVRLVHSKAGFEIRNWVSNSNDFLHAMGEEKGGSCVQFKQGKEAVLERVLGIAWNPCSDDFTFTANFREDLLPYLTGERRPSKRVVMSCVMSLFDPLGMLATFLIHGKILVQDLWRSGIDWDQPIDDGCFEKWQRWIGRLPAIEQVTIPRYYFRRSRCVDLSTLQLHVLVDASKDAYGAVAYFRALSEEGPVCSLVMARSKVAPLKMLSIPRLELQAAVIGSRLMQSVIEAHSLEVMQRFIWSDSKTVISWIQSEQRRYKPFVAFRIGEILSLTKHSEWRWISTTSNIADDLTKWKKGSSLDSSSPWFHGPQFLYQPEEHWWQQDAVEPNTPEEIRAFHLFHGVTIAESVVETDRISLWTVLVRTIACVYRFSSNCRRKKDGLPIEALPAPARVKNTVKRVIPAVPVPLQREEYQRAEAYLWRVAQSVQFEGEIKMLKKNRELPFPEWHALEKSSDLHDVSPFLDEQDVLRMEGRVAKGSSLSFELRFPVILPKKHPITMKILEYYHRQAAHANAETVVNEVRQRFWIPNLRASLKAVSRACVWCKVKKCKPTHLNREFQLGNIFY